A single region of the Streptomyces sp. NBC_01262 genome encodes:
- a CDS encoding DUF3631 domain-containing protein — protein sequence MTQTEQHAGVNGAALLDEVEAFHRRFNIFPREAAYVAVTLWDAHAHLIDAFDGTARIAFLSPEPGSGKSRALEIIETLTPRAATTVNASANALFRLVEAPEGIPTLLFDEIDTVFGPKAGGDELVRGFLNSGYRRGGKSLRCVSDGGNNQTAAWFSSFCAVAMAGLGSLPDTILTRSVIIRMRKRAPNEKVEPYRRRIHEQQGHALRDRLATWADTVHDQVAAAWPEMPEGVSDRPADVWEPLLAVADAAGGHWPARARAACLELIQAAHENDEASLGVRLLTDLRDTVFCGADRMPTAVILECLLGMDDAPWGDLDDKPLTSRTLSKLLGQYVTPGNKPIKPRGIRTSSGTPKGYYADDLTDAWTRYCPPPAEKSATAATSATPQVRGGESVADSATDTRHTPTETATQLLPIAS from the coding sequence ATGACCCAAACCGAGCAGCACGCCGGAGTGAACGGCGCCGCCCTGCTGGACGAGGTGGAGGCTTTCCACCGCCGTTTCAACATCTTCCCGAGGGAAGCCGCCTACGTCGCCGTGACCCTGTGGGACGCGCACGCCCACCTCATCGACGCGTTCGACGGGACCGCCCGCATCGCGTTCCTGTCCCCCGAGCCTGGCTCGGGCAAGTCCCGCGCCCTGGAAATCATCGAAACTCTCACGCCCCGCGCCGCGACCACGGTCAACGCATCCGCCAATGCTCTCTTCCGGCTGGTCGAAGCCCCCGAGGGAATTCCGACCCTCCTGTTTGACGAGATCGACACCGTGTTCGGTCCCAAGGCGGGAGGGGACGAACTCGTACGCGGGTTCCTGAACTCCGGATACCGGCGCGGCGGCAAGTCACTGCGCTGCGTCAGCGACGGCGGCAACAACCAGACCGCCGCATGGTTCTCGTCGTTCTGCGCCGTCGCCATGGCCGGGCTCGGTTCCCTGCCCGACACGATCCTGACCCGCTCCGTCATCATCCGCATGCGCAAACGCGCCCCCAACGAGAAGGTCGAGCCCTACCGCCGACGCATCCACGAGCAGCAGGGCCACGCCCTGCGCGACAGGCTCGCCACCTGGGCCGACACCGTCCATGACCAGGTCGCCGCCGCCTGGCCCGAGATGCCCGAGGGCGTCAGCGACCGACCGGCGGACGTGTGGGAACCCCTGCTCGCCGTCGCCGACGCGGCCGGCGGACACTGGCCCGCCCGTGCCCGCGCCGCCTGCCTGGAACTGATCCAGGCAGCGCACGAGAACGACGAAGCATCCCTCGGCGTCCGCCTGCTGACCGACCTGCGCGACACCGTGTTCTGCGGAGCCGACCGCATGCCCACCGCCGTCATCCTCGAATGCCTCCTGGGCATGGATGACGCGCCCTGGGGCGACCTGGACGACAAGCCGCTCACCTCCCGCACCCTGTCCAAGCTGCTCGGGCAGTACGTCACCCCCGGCAACAAGCCCATCAAGCCGCGCGGTATCCGCACCTCCTCGGGCACCCCGAAGGGCTACTACGCGGACGACCTCACGGACGCGTGGACCCGTTACTGCCCTCCGCCCGCTGAGAAATCCGCAACAGCCGCAACGTCCGCCACACCCCAGGTCAGAGGGGGTGAATCTGTGGCGGATAGCGCCACAGACACCCGCCACACGCCCACGGAAACCGCCACACAGCTCCTCCCCATCGCGAGCTGA
- a CDS encoding bifunctional DNA primase/polymerase: MTHTAHKRRSHLLHAALTAAEHSWPVIPLRPGRKAPAIGSWEERATTDAVRIERCWAAGPFNVGIATGPAGLLVVDLDTLKPKDEKGTPDGATNFLALCERAGQAVPTTRRIRTPSGGQHLYFTAPPGLRLANTAGTVAPKVDTRAWGGQVVAPGSETPHGPYTVLDDSPVAKLPEWLQSALKAPQGSATATILPMPTHGGDRLANAVLRREMAAVAATGEGGRNAELLRAVRAVGRFVAWGDLNRTEVEAAFQAGGEAAGLPASECRATIRSALDWSIRTARPRETA; encoded by the coding sequence ATGACCCATACCGCTCACAAGCGCCGATCCCATCTGCTGCATGCCGCCCTGACGGCCGCTGAACACAGCTGGCCGGTCATTCCCCTGCGACCCGGCCGCAAGGCTCCTGCCATTGGCTCGTGGGAAGAGCGCGCCACAACCGACGCCGTTCGTATCGAACGCTGCTGGGCTGCGGGCCCGTTCAACGTCGGCATCGCTACCGGCCCCGCCGGGCTGCTGGTCGTGGACCTGGACACGCTCAAGCCCAAGGATGAGAAGGGCACGCCTGACGGCGCGACGAACTTCCTGGCGCTCTGCGAGCGCGCCGGGCAGGCGGTCCCGACCACACGCCGCATCCGGACCCCCAGCGGTGGACAGCATCTGTACTTCACCGCCCCGCCCGGCCTGCGACTGGCCAACACGGCCGGAACCGTCGCCCCCAAGGTCGACACCCGCGCCTGGGGCGGGCAAGTCGTCGCCCCCGGCAGTGAGACGCCCCACGGCCCGTACACCGTCCTGGACGACTCCCCCGTTGCAAAGCTACCTGAATGGCTCCAAAGCGCCCTGAAAGCCCCTCAGGGGTCCGCCACCGCCACGATCCTGCCCATGCCCACCCACGGCGGCGACCGACTCGCCAACGCGGTGCTGCGCAGGGAGATGGCCGCCGTCGCCGCGACGGGTGAGGGCGGTCGCAACGCGGAACTGCTGCGCGCGGTGCGGGCTGTGGGCCGGTTCGTCGCCTGGGGTGATCTCAACCGCACCGAGGTAGAAGCGGCTTTTCAGGCGGGGGGCGAGGCGGCCGGACTGCCCGCGTCCGAGTGCCGCGCCACGATCCGCAGCGCCCTGGACTGGTCCATCCGCACCGCCCGACCCCGGGAAACGGCATGA
- a CDS encoding cell division protein FtsK, translating into MNHDDENELFNRLEADLAADFGGEVVDLDKARAARSESADSPTGAPDPTATASADSHPTESGDSGPDASGDSVALVDGPEPTGPGLMARVRGARRRSVLPAWLTSKPEFVDAAGWLLGYAAHTTAFHTVRLPYYAAGLALRAPAGAAKFIGGTVRWVTDAEGEHLRQAAANRENPEDYLKLSRQRDNRVKLRGIIIALSAVIGPIAALAMWILAPAWLLAATTAALTFALGWLGTPTDKPVISPAVVATQVERLTSQIVERALGALGNAEINKALGKGGQGIKFPAPITRDGPGWRADVDLPYGVTVTDILDRRDRLASGLRRPLGCVWPEPVADEHAGRMMLWVGDKALNKVPPAAWPLAKSSSGTPSLFKPIPFGTDQRGRPVDITLMYDNVLIGAMPGMGKTFSLRTPLLAAALDPLAELLIWELKGTGDLSALAKVAADYGSGPDDETCAAALDSIRYVYNDLERRAKVIASLPKDKCPENKVTPELAAIKSLGLHPGVLAIDECQELFSHPEFGKEAGALCTSLIKRGRALGWIILLATQRPDKESLPTGISANVGTRFCLRVMGQMENDMILGTSMYKKGIQATTFTKSDKGIGYLSGAADDPQIVRTYYIDNPAADLICDRARAARELAGTLRGLAAGETPERREAADTLLDDILSVVPADEAKVWSETVIARLTDLRPEVYQTWTDEAGEWDAGQLSAALKRYGIKAVQVNRRIDGKVVNRRGIDRAHITAAIAERDRKKSAG; encoded by the coding sequence GTGAATCACGACGATGAGAACGAGCTGTTCAACCGGCTCGAAGCCGACTTGGCCGCCGACTTCGGCGGCGAGGTCGTCGACCTGGACAAGGCCCGCGCCGCCCGATCGGAGTCGGCCGACTCCCCGACCGGAGCACCCGACCCGACCGCGACCGCGTCGGCCGACTCCCACCCGACTGAGTCGGGCGACTCCGGCCCCGACGCGTCGGGGGACTCCGTTGCCCTGGTCGATGGACCCGAGCCGACGGGCCCCGGTCTGATGGCGCGAGTGCGCGGCGCCCGCCGCCGATCGGTGCTCCCGGCCTGGCTCACCTCCAAGCCCGAGTTCGTCGACGCGGCCGGATGGCTGCTCGGCTACGCCGCCCACACCACCGCCTTCCACACGGTGCGCCTGCCCTACTACGCGGCCGGCCTCGCCCTGCGCGCCCCCGCCGGTGCGGCGAAGTTCATCGGCGGCACGGTGCGCTGGGTGACCGACGCCGAAGGCGAGCACCTGCGCCAGGCCGCCGCCAACCGGGAGAACCCCGAGGACTACCTCAAGCTGTCCCGGCAGCGCGACAACCGCGTCAAGCTGCGCGGCATCATCATCGCCCTGTCCGCCGTCATCGGCCCGATCGCCGCCCTGGCGATGTGGATCCTCGCCCCGGCCTGGCTGCTCGCCGCCACCACCGCCGCCCTGACCTTCGCCCTGGGCTGGCTGGGCACCCCGACCGACAAGCCCGTCATCTCCCCCGCCGTCGTGGCCACGCAGGTGGAGCGCCTCACCTCGCAGATCGTGGAACGGGCGCTGGGCGCGCTGGGCAACGCCGAGATCAACAAGGCCCTTGGCAAGGGCGGGCAGGGCATCAAGTTCCCCGCGCCGATCACCCGCGACGGCCCCGGCTGGCGCGCCGACGTCGACCTGCCCTACGGCGTCACCGTCACCGACATCCTCGACCGCCGCGACCGCCTCGCCTCCGGACTGCGCCGCCCCCTCGGCTGCGTATGGCCCGAGCCCGTCGCGGACGAGCACGCCGGCCGCATGATGCTGTGGGTCGGGGACAAGGCACTGAACAAGGTGCCCCCGGCGGCGTGGCCGCTGGCCAAGAGCAGCAGCGGCACGCCCTCGCTGTTCAAGCCGATCCCGTTCGGCACCGACCAGCGCGGACGCCCCGTCGACATCACGCTGATGTACGACAACGTCCTCATCGGCGCCATGCCCGGCATGGGCAAGACCTTCTCCCTGCGCACCCCCCTGCTCGCCGCCGCCCTGGACCCGCTGGCAGAACTGCTGATCTGGGAACTCAAGGGCACCGGCGACCTATCCGCACTGGCCAAGGTCGCCGCCGACTACGGCTCCGGCCCCGACGACGAAACCTGCGCCGCCGCCCTGGACTCCATCCGCTACGTCTACAACGACCTGGAACGACGCGCGAAGGTCATCGCCTCTTTGCCGAAGGACAAGTGCCCGGAGAACAAGGTCACCCCGGAACTGGCCGCCATCAAATCCCTCGGACTGCACCCCGGCGTGCTGGCCATCGATGAGTGCCAGGAGCTGTTCTCCCACCCGGAGTTCGGCAAGGAAGCCGGCGCCCTGTGCACCTCGCTCATCAAGCGCGGCCGGGCCCTGGGCTGGATCATCCTGCTCGCCACCCAGCGCCCCGACAAAGAGAGCCTGCCCACCGGCATCTCCGCCAACGTCGGCACCCGGTTCTGCCTGCGCGTCATGGGCCAGATGGAGAACGACATGATCCTGGGCACCTCGATGTACAAGAAGGGCATCCAGGCCACCACGTTCACCAAGTCCGACAAGGGCATCGGCTACCTGTCCGGCGCCGCCGACGACCCGCAGATCGTCCGCACCTACTACATCGACAACCCCGCCGCCGATCTGATCTGCGACCGGGCCCGCGCCGCCCGCGAACTGGCCGGCACGCTGCGCGGCCTCGCCGCTGGCGAGACGCCCGAGCGGCGTGAGGCGGCAGACACCCTGCTCGACGACATCCTGTCCGTCGTCCCCGCCGATGAGGCCAAGGTGTGGTCCGAAACCGTCATCGCCCGCCTCACCGACCTGCGCCCCGAGGTCTACCAGACCTGGACCGACGAGGCAGGGGAGTGGGACGCCGGACAACTCTCAGCCGCCCTCAAGCGGTACGGGATCAAGGCGGTTCAGGTCAACCGCCGCATCGACGGCAAAGTCGTCAACCGGCGCGGCATCGACCGCGCCCACATCACCGCAGCGATTGCGGAGCGTGACCGAAAGAAGAGCGCGGGCTGA